The window GCCATATCTTTACTTCAACGGCAACATCAAGCCTATATCCAGCCCGGCGTAATCTGAAACTTAGATCTGTATCCTCCCAGTACATAAAGTAGGCTTCGTCAAGTAATCCCACCTTCTTCAGCGCTGCACTTGACAACAACATGCTGGCTCCAACAATATAGTCGATTTTTTGTCGAGGTGTCGGCCTTACCCAATGCCTAGAAATACCAAGCCATCGATTTACCTTCCCACCTCCCCAAACTTGTATACAGCATGGTTCATCAAAATAATAGAGCACAGATCCAACAGCTCCAACTTTAGAGTCACGAATGGCGGTGCTGACCAAAGCCCCGAGTGAAACCTTATCTACTACTGTATCGTTGTTCAGCAGCCACACGTATTCCGCCTTGTGTTTCAAAGCATACCTTATCCCCACATTATTTCCACCCGCATAACCCAGATTAGCCCCGGTTTGGATGAGGATCATCCGACGGTTGGGGGGCAGGTCTTCGATTTCGCCCTCCAACTCCGGTAGCCCACCAGCTTCGGCGGTCGGGCGATCGTATTCGATCCAGCGCACGGGCTTGGTTGACGGGTCGTAATTAAAGAACTTTGATTCTACGGGAAGCTCGCCCGTCGCCCAGGCCTTAATGTTTTCCATCGAACCGTCGGTGGAGCCGTTGTCAATAACTACGATGCGGTAATTGGAATAGCTTAGCCGCTGCACCGACTCCAGGCATTCGATGGTGTC is drawn from Candidatus Desulforudis audaxviator MP104C and contains these coding sequences:
- a CDS encoding glycosyltransferase family 2 protein codes for the protein MQKRCDAQLKDMPSVFILILNYNGWRDTIECLESVQRLSYSNYRIVVIDNGSTDGSMENIKAWATGELPVESKFFNYDPSTKPVRWIEYDRPTAEAGGLPELEGEIEDLPPNRRMILIQTGANLGYAGGNNVGIRYALKHKAEYVWLLNNDTVVDKVSLGALVSTAIRDSKVGAVGSVLYYFDEPCCIQVWGGGKVNRWLGISRHWVRPTPRQKIDYIVGASMLLSSAALKKVGLLDEAYFMYWEDTDLSFRLRRAGYRLDVAVEVKIWHKESATLGKKSSVLDIYFNTSAVHFFSQHVSFPLLPISVGLLGRFLKRALSFEWARAKAVWQGRNRKR